The sequence below is a genomic window from Providencia rettgeri.
CTTTGGCGCGGATCGGTTGAAATATCCAATGAAGCGTAAAGGCTGGGCTCCCGGTGGTGGGGATAAAAGCTTACGAGGACGAGACCAATGGGTGCGCATCAGTTGGGATGAAGCATTAGATATTGTGGCATCAGAATCGAAACGTATTAAAGAAAAATATGGTCAAGAATCTATTTGGATCACCGGCGGTAACGGTGTTGAAATCCAAAGCGTTTATGCAAAAGCAGGGGGATTTGTTGGCGATTGGGGAACAACCTCATGGGGCGCATGGTTTGAAACACCAGCTCATTTAGGATTACTTGAAGGGTTTTATACCTTTGGTACCAATGACCGTTTTGATATGCGTAACTCCCAGTTAATTGTGATGTGGGGCGCAAACCCTGCATGGAGTAGCCCAGGCAGCCCAACCTATAATTACTATCAAGCGAAAAAAGCGGGAGCGCGCTTTATTAGTATTGACCCAAGTTATACGACTACAGCGGAATTAATGGATGCAGATTGGTACCCTATCAACCCAGGTACTGACCATGCTTTAGCTCTGGGTATTATGTCTGCGTTATTAGAAATGGACAATCCTGACAACCCATTGATTGATTGGGATTTCCTGCGTCGTTGTACGGTTGGTTTTGATGAAAATAATATGCCAGCAGGTGCAGATCCAAAAGGGAACTTCAAAGATTATTTGTTAGGTACTTATACGGGAGAGCCAAAAACGCCAGAGTGGGCCTCTAATATTTGCGGCTTGTCAGCTAGCGACATTCGCACATTAGCGCGTGAAATCGGTGGTACCAACCGAGTTGCATTGCTTACTGGTTGGGCGCCTGCTCGAATTCATAATGGCGAAGGATGGGTACAAGCATTCTCAACATTAGGCTTTATGACTGGCCATATGGGGAGACCGGGCCGTATGACTGGCGTAAGCTGCCACTATGCTGCGGGGAACAATGGAACTCGTTTAGTCATGGCAGGAGCGAGTGGCTTACCTTCTGTGCCAAACCCAGTGAGTTTGAAAATTAACCATAACGAACTGAATCGTGCGTTGTTAGAGAAAAAATTCCGTCAACGTGGTGTTGGTGATGTGAATGCTAACATTCAAATGATCATTCATCCTTTTAATGCCACGTTACAGACACGAGCCAATATTTCCCAAAGCGTTGAAGCTTATCGTAAAGATATAGAGTTGGTTGTGACTGCGGCCTATGTTCCACATACTTGTGCGAAATATTCGGATATCGTCTTACCCGTAACTACGGAGTGGGAACGTGAAGGAACCATATTAAATCCAAGTAACCGCGAAGTTATTATAGCTGCGGTGAATGTAACACCACCACTTTATGAAGCAAAAAGTGACCAGTGGATCGCCAAAGAAATAGGTAAACGTCTTGGTATTAATGTCGATGAAGTTTTTCCTATTTCAGAAAAGCAACAATTCTTCAATAAACTTAATGGTGCAACAATTATTGGTGAAGATGGTAAGACAACTGAGCCACTAATAACAATTACCCAAGCGGATATTGATGAATGGCAAGTAACAGGTAAGC
It includes:
- a CDS encoding molybdopterin-dependent oxidoreductase — protein: MSERQKIALSRRSFIAWTSAASVMATLPLSKQLHAATPEEEKAVVQATDAVTQGKWKPVACWHNCGGRCVNKALVVDGVVVRQKTDDVVADSPDFPQQRGCLRGRSQRKQVFGADRLKYPMKRKGWAPGGGDKSLRGRDQWVRISWDEALDIVASESKRIKEKYGQESIWITGGNGVEIQSVYAKAGGFVGDWGTTSWGAWFETPAHLGLLEGFYTFGTNDRFDMRNSQLIVMWGANPAWSSPGSPTYNYYQAKKAGARFISIDPSYTTTAELMDADWYPINPGTDHALALGIMSALLEMDNPDNPLIDWDFLRRCTVGFDENNMPAGADPKGNFKDYLLGTYTGEPKTPEWASNICGLSASDIRTLAREIGGTNRVALLTGWAPARIHNGEGWVQAFSTLGFMTGHMGRPGRMTGVSCHYAAGNNGTRLVMAGASGLPSVPNPVSLKINHNELNRALLEKKFRQRGVGDVNANIQMIIHPFNATLQTRANISQSVEAYRKDIELVVTAAYVPHTCAKYSDIVLPVTTEWEREGTILNPSNREVIIAAVNVTPPLYEAKSDQWIAKEIGKRLGINVDEVFPISEKQQFFNKLNGATIIGEDGKTTEPLITITQADIDEWQVTGKPQQGRITLNEFLTVGKYQVERSSDDNYGYIAYEDFIRDPQANPRPTPSGKFEIYCQTLVEKADECGWTKLPPIPEYIPSASGYEASFSDFSKKEKGDYPFQIYNPHYLRRSHSTLDNVPWLREQWPSPIYINASDAKRLGIKHGETVLITSPQGKIVRPALVTQTMKPGVVALPHGSWTNVDEKTGIDMAGADNTLTIQVPTGLGTSGWNTMLCNIEKWHGDQLVPDAAIPQRIIF